In Argiope bruennichi chromosome X1, qqArgBrue1.1, whole genome shotgun sequence, a single window of DNA contains:
- the LOC129958052 gene encoding uncharacterized protein LOC129958052, producing the protein MTGQSGLERISSAPRLSFSHQDVFNLRNHNLSQLSRSTPGIYSPQRKALEVSQHKLNLTGGTPPKSILVKPKEEPVQEKNSDDEKEEKGSYYYSVRLELQFTAFVFLCFFIIVVIPLSMIIVGSAYMYSCPTQSMIPVFLVVGGAGFLSSIVVLRKLNMMSKKSDEDEECYKKIFLLVVLFHIGWFIAGCYWVYGAYAPNYLDESSQLYCHKTLYLYSFWLLNSIFLTLSLFAVLFTVYILFGREQNQEIGTKV; encoded by the exons ATGACGGGGCAATCGGGACTGGAACGAATATCTTCGGCTCCCAGATTAAGCTTTTCGCACCAGGACGTTTTCAACTTGAGAAACCACAATTTGTCCCAGCTGTCTCGATCAACTCCGGGAATCTACAGCCCACAAAGAAAAGCACTAGAAGTGTCCCAGCACAAACTTAATCTCACTGGCGGAACACCACCGAAAAGCATTCTTGTCAAACCAAAAGAGGAACCGGTGCAAG aaaaaaattcagacgATGAAAAGGAGGAAAAAGGATCTTATTATTATAGTGTTCGCTTAGAACTGCAATTTACAGCCTTTGTGTTTT TATGTTTCTTCATTATAGTCGTCATTCCATTGTCTATGATCATTGTTG GTAGCGCTTACATGTACAGTTGCCCAACTCAATCGATGATACCTGTCTTTCTAGTTGTCGGAGGAGCTGGATTTTTATCTTCTATTGTGgtattaaggaaattaaatatgatgTCGAAGAAAAGTGATGAGGATGAAGAGTgctacaagaaaatatttttacttgttgTGCTTTTTCATATAGGATGGTTCATTGCCG gtTGTTACTGGGTGTATGGAGCATATGCGCCAAATTACTTGGACGAATCCAGCCAGTTATATTGCCACAAGActctttatttatattcattttggcttttaaattccatttttcttaCATTGTCATTGTTTGCTGTTTTATTcacagtttatattttatttggaagaGAACAAAATCAAGAAATCGGTACTAAAGTTTGA